Proteins encoded together in one Lathyrus oleraceus cultivar Zhongwan6 chromosome 5, CAAS_Psat_ZW6_1.0, whole genome shotgun sequence window:
- the LOC127083247 gene encoding uncharacterized protein LOC127083247: MDMMFVPWLEKLLSITTFFTVCKMHPDEPKNECNMFCLECNDNPFCGSCIASDHKDHHVIQIRRSSYNEAIKTSDIYKLVDILGIQTYIINSFTVVFINKRDRSQPKRNNVGKFGYMSDSLCKICKKSLVDPTYFCSLACKFASIKKDGGFSVSAKEKKELEALLEKSIKATLSKEKASKSSKQNQKRKLDEAGVAEENDQEKEEKEEDTKNVGEDDNNKESVIPVNPPPISKRKPNSRRKGIPHRAPFF; this comes from the exons ATG GATATGATGTTTGTTCCGTGGTTAGAAAAATTGCTATCCATTACTACATTTTTTACCGTATGTAAGATGCATCCAGACGAGCCAAAAAATGAGTGTAACATGTTTTGTCTCGAGTGCAATGACAATCCGTTTTGTGGTTCTTGCATAGCGTCTGATCACAAAGATCATCATGTGATCCAA ATTCGAAGGTCGTCTTATAATGAGGCAATTAAGACCAGCGATATATATAAGCTCGTTGACATCCTTGGAATACAAACATACATAATAAACAGTTTTACTGTAGTATTCATTAACAAGAGAGATCGTAGCCAACCGAAGAGGAACAATGTTGGTAAATTTGGTTACATGAGCGATTCTCTTTGTAAGATTTGTAAAAAAAGTCTAGTGGATCCTACTTACTTCTGCTCTTTGGCGTGTAAG TTTGCATCAATAAAAAAGGATGGAGGCTTTTCCGTAAGTGCCAAAGAGAAGAAAGAATTGGAAGCTTTGTTAGAAAAATCGATCAAGGCAACACTATCAAAAGAGAAGGCAAGCAAATCGAGCAAACAAAATCAAAAACGAAAACTAGATGAAGCAGGCGTTGCTGAAGAAAATGATCAAGAGAAAGAGGAAAAAGAAGAAGATACAAAAAATGTTGGAGAAGATGACAACAACAAAGAAAGTGTGATTCCGGTCAATCCTCCACCAATTTCAAAACGCAAGCCTAATTCAAGGAGAAAAGGAATACCTCATAGGGCACCCTTTTTTTAA